One Desulfomicrobium apsheronum genomic region harbors:
- a CDS encoding sigma-54-dependent transcriptional regulator, protein MANILIVDDDLSLREVLEIALIKKGHSVWTAPDSASALAVLQQHSIGLILLDLRLGRESGIDLLVRIRETWADVPVLMVTAYADAKSAITAMKHGAKDYISKPFELDDLLYTVERTLETARLKEENDWLKGQISKQYGEIIGQSRQMQAVFDLVRRIAPTNISVLVTGESGTGKELFARCIHSQSQRAKQPFLAINCGGLPENLVESELFGFRKGAFTSADRAKKGLLEMAEGGTLFLDEVGELAHSTQVKLLRYVQERCFIPLGGTEEMRSDVRIIAATNRNVEQSVADGDFREDLYYRLSGVKVHLPPLRERGDDVLALAEHFLEKACRAQKRQLRGFTAEARKKLLAYGYPGNVRELENIVERAVALEPGDTVTAESLVIYEKITSTDQDGGIQKVLSGQMTLDEYLAVHEHKVISEALRRCGGHKGRAAEMVGLNFRQFRYRLTKSGEKDEDI, encoded by the coding sequence ATGGCCAACATACTTATCGTAGATGACGACCTGAGCCTGCGCGAAGTTCTGGAAATCGCCCTGATCAAGAAGGGGCATTCGGTCTGGACCGCGCCCGATTCGGCCTCGGCCCTGGCTGTGCTGCAGCAGCATTCCATCGGCCTCATCCTTCTGGACCTGCGTCTGGGCCGGGAAAGCGGGATCGATCTGCTGGTCCGCATCCGCGAGACCTGGGCCGATGTGCCCGTGCTCATGGTCACGGCCTACGCCGACGCCAAGAGCGCCATCACGGCCATGAAGCACGGCGCCAAGGACTACATCTCCAAACCCTTTGAACTCGACGACCTGCTCTACACGGTGGAGCGCACTCTTGAGACGGCCCGCCTCAAGGAGGAAAACGACTGGCTCAAGGGGCAGATCAGCAAGCAGTACGGCGAGATCATCGGCCAGAGTCGCCAGATGCAGGCCGTCTTCGATCTGGTGCGGCGCATCGCCCCGACAAACATCAGCGTGCTCGTGACCGGCGAGTCGGGCACGGGCAAGGAGCTTTTCGCCCGCTGCATCCACAGTCAGAGCCAGCGCGCCAAGCAACCGTTTCTGGCCATCAACTGCGGGGGATTGCCGGAGAATCTGGTCGAGAGCGAGCTGTTCGGCTTTCGCAAGGGCGCCTTCACCAGCGCCGACCGGGCCAAGAAGGGCCTCCTGGAAATGGCCGAGGGCGGCACCCTTTTTCTGGACGAGGTGGGCGAACTGGCCCACTCCACCCAGGTCAAGCTGCTGCGCTACGTGCAGGAGCGCTGCTTCATTCCTCTTGGGGGGACCGAAGAGATGCGCTCGGATGTGCGCATCATCGCGGCGACCAACCGCAACGTCGAGCAGAGCGTGGCCGACGGCGATTTTCGCGAGGATCTTTACTATCGGCTGAGCGGGGTCAAGGTGCATCTTCCGCCTCTGCGCGAGCGGGGGGACGACGTCCTGGCCCTGGCCGAGCATTTTCTGGAGAAGGCCTGCCGCGCCCAGAAGCGTCAGTTGCGGGGCTTTACGGCCGAAGCGCGCAAAAAACTCCTGGCCTACGGATATCCCGGCAACGTGCGTGAGCTTGAAAACATCGTGGAGCGCGCCGTGGCCCTTGAACCCGGGGACACCGTCACGGCGGAGTCCCTGGTCATCTACGAGAAAATCACCTCCACGGATCAGGATGGCGGAATCCAGAAGGTCCTGTCCGGGCAGATGACCCTCGACGAATATCTCGCCGTGCATGAGCACAAGGTCATTTCCGAGGCGCTGCGGCGCTGCGGCGGACACAAGGGGCGGGCCGCTGAGATGGTTGGACTCAACTTCCGGCAGTTCCGCTACCGCTTGACCAAGTCAGGGGAAAAAGATGAAGATATTTAG